A single window of Caldicellulosiruptor bescii DSM 6725 DNA harbors:
- a CDS encoding 4Fe-4S dicluster domain-containing protein has protein sequence MSIRIDRQRCIGCGKCAEICPGNLIVIDEDKKAFIRDPRDCWGCAACVKECKFSAIRYFLGAEIGGNGTTMYVEKENDEIMYWYFEKPSGEKEMIVQNLKDNTTY, from the coding sequence ATGAGCATAAGGATTGACAGACAAAGATGTATTGGATGTGGAAAATGTGCTGAAATTTGTCCAGGCAATTTAATTGTGATAGATGAAGATAAGAAAGCATTTATCAGAGACCCGCGTGATTGCTGGGGCTGTGCTGCGTGTGTAAAAGAGTGTAAATTTTCTGCAATCAGATATTTTTTAGGTGCAGAAATTGGGGGAAATGGAACAACTATGTATGTAGAAAAAGAAAATGATGAAATTATGTACTGGTACTTTGAAAAACCCAGCGGCGAAAAAGAAATGATTGTACAGAATCTCAAAGATAACACCACATATTAG